One Panicum virgatum strain AP13 chromosome 3N, P.virgatum_v5, whole genome shotgun sequence DNA segment encodes these proteins:
- the LOC120664840 gene encoding uncharacterized protein LOC120664840: MEISLEASWVGVQRHGQDLADRLAQGFSGLLLHAHPPQLPPWSPPALLPPKLAIPIPFDIDLPVVPFVGGARRGGAVDLPAAAVSSLVEIGGRLGQAGYELGAAVQQLARQVPVPLPFRADGARRGKWEAARPLAAVAADDGEVALAAGAVGHTKAILERVADMGSLEVAAAAAAAATGSATAAGASGVGAGGADDDGLDEDEDGFECEIGTLDNFKKAKGTVNISATYNTRHRDFESSVVARGDLWRLESSRGSLTSGNDTSPFYLIQLGPLLFVRDSTLLLPVHLSKQHLLWYGYDRKNGMHSLCPAIWSKHKKWMLMSMMCLNPVTCSFMDVQFPNGQLTYVAGEGITASGFLPLFGGLLQAHGNCPGETRVSFSFKNKQGTRFTPMFQWPDNSLSFGVAQAAAWKRSGLVVRPSIQVSVCPTFGGSDPGIHAEFVHSLKEELNVMCGFSCSRHPSAFTALSLGRSKWNCQVGSSGLVITLETPLDNMARPSLSVQLNGGFEF, encoded by the exons ATGGAGATCTCGCTCGAGGCCTCGTGGGTGGGCGTGCAGCGGCACGGGCAGGACCTGGCGGACCGCCTCGCGCAGGGCTTCTCggggctcctcctccacgcGCACCCGCCGCAGCTGCCCccgtggtcgccgccggcgctgctgccgcccaaGCTCGCCATCCCCATCCCCTTCGACATCGACCTCCCCGTCGTCCCCTTCGTCGGCGGGGCGCGCCGCGGGGGCGCGGTCGACCTCCCCGCCGCGGCAGTCTCGTCGCTCGTCGAGATCGGCGGCCGGCTCGGGCAGGCGGGGTacgagctcggcgcggcggtcCAGCAGCTCGCGCGCCAGGTGCCCGTGCCCTTGCCGTTCCGCGCggacggcgcgcggcgcgggaaATGGGAAGCCGCTCGGCCGCTGGCCGCGGTCGCGGCGGACGACGGGGAGGTTGCGCTCGCCGCGGGGGCGGTTGGGCACACGAAGGCCATTTTGGAAAGGGTTGCAGATATGGGGTCCCTCGAGGTGgcagcggctgctgctgccgcagccACTGGAAGTGCAACCGCAGCTGGTGCGAGCGGGGTTGGGGCTGGGGGTGCCGACGACGACGGATTGGATGAGGACGAAGACGGATTCGAATGCGAAATTGGGACATTGGATAACTTTAAGAAGGCCAAG GGAACTGTAAACATATCAGCAACTTACAACACCAGGCACCGTGACTTTGAGAGTTCAGTAGTTGCACGAGGAGACCTTTGGAGGTTAGAGTCATCACGTGGCAGTTTAACTTCTGGAAATGATACTTCACCTTTTTACCTTATTCAACTGGGGCCTTTACTGTTTGTTCGAGACTCGACGCTTCTTTTGCCTGTTCATCTGTCGAAGCAACACCTTCTTTGGTATGGTTATGATCGCAAG AATGGAATGCACTCCTTGTGCCCAGCTATCTGGTCAAAACATAAAAAATGGATGCTGATGTCAATGATGTGCCTCAACCCTGTAACTTGT TCTTTCATGGATGTGCAATTTCCAAATGGACAATTGACATATGTTGCTGGTGAGGGAATAACAGCAAGTGGTTTTTTGCCTTTATTTGGTGGATTGCTCCAAGCTCATGGAAACTGTCCTGGTGAAACAAGAGTGAGCTTCTCCTTCAAG AACAAACAAGGCACTAGGTTTACCCCAATGTTTCAATGGCCTGACAATTCCCTTTCATTTGGAGTTGCACAAGCTGCAGCATGGAAGAGGTCTGGCCTTGTGGTGCGGCCCAGCATTCAAGTTAG TGTTTGCCCCACGTTCGGAGGAAGTGATCCTGGAATTCATGCGGAGTTTGTCCACTCATTGAAGGAAGAACTCAATGTAATGTGTGGTTTCTCTTGCTCAAGACATCCCTCGGCGTTCACAGCTCTTTCT CTTGGGCGATCCAAATGGAATTGTCAGGTGGGCAGCTCGGGACTGGTAATCACCTTGGAAACACCCCTTGACAACATGGCTAGGCCTTCTTTATCTGTTCAATTGAATGGTGGTTTTGAGTTTTGA